CCGATTGCGCTCGTCGTCCCAGGCGGGATTGTAGACGCGATGCGCGGCATTGAAGCGAACGATCCGGGTGATCGAGACGATTGGCATCCTGACTGAATCCTGAGGAGGGGTCGACTGTTCCGCAAACCCGTCAGGGGGAAAAGACCGAAGCCCCGTCCCTGGGGGACGGGGCCTCGGCAAGGAGTGGGAGCAGAGAGGGGTTCTTGAAGCCCTGTCGAATGCTGAGGCCCTCACCCTGCTTCCGTCTTCCCGGCGTCCGGGCATGGCGTCGACAGAGATATCGGATCCGCTTCGGAGGACTTATCGGCTCAAGAAGTGCTTCTCTCCGTCCCGATCGCTACTGCGTCCGAATGTAGGGCGCGTTACTTTCAAGGTCAACGACCCTGACCCCTTGACCGTGGACCTGCTCACCATCGCCGGAATCGCCATGCTCGCCCTCTGGGCGGCGGGCACCTTCGCGTTCGACGCGCCGGGCCTGATCCACGGCCTGCTCACGCTCGGCGTCTTCTGCATCGTGCTCGCCGCGGTCAAGCGGGCGGAGCGGGCGCGTCGCGCGAAGTGAGACCGGGGCCCTGAGGGCGCCGCGTCACCGCCGCGCCGTCAGATCTCCCAGTTGGACAGCACCAGGCCGTGCACCGGCGGCCGCTCCTCGAAGCCGCCCAGGCTCATCCGCAGGTCGGTCCATCGCACCCGTGCCCCGCGCGCGATGAGCGAGCGGAACGCCGTCGTGTACTCCCCCTGAGCCCGGATCGCGCACCGGAGCGCCCCGCTGCGCCGCGCCTGCGCCGCGAGCGCCTCCGCCATCCGCGCCATCATCGACTCCTCGGCGAGCACGCACTTGAGCACGCGGATCTCCTCCTTCATGCGTCCCTCGACGAGCGGCACGTCGTGGAAGAGCGCGAAACCCTCGAGGAGGCCGGCGTCGTTCCGCAGCAGGACGACGTCACCGATGCCGTACCGGAGCGTGAGCTCGATCTCGCGCGTGAAGTCGACCCCCGGCCGCACGGCGCGCGTGAGGGTGAGGCACTCGGCGATCACCGCCGCGCGCTCGCCGAGGGCGTGTGCACCGAGGAGCGGTGGCCGCTGGTCGGTGAGCGGCGTCGCCTCGACGGTGAGGGTCAGGGTCAGCCGGCCGGGGGTGAACCCGAGCCCGGCGTAGAACCCGATGTTGTCCATCGTGCGCGGCATCGTCTCGAGCCCGATGACCGTGCACCCGGCGGCGCGCAGGCGCTCGATGCCGGCCCGCACGATCGTGCGACCGAGCCCGCGTCCCTGGAGGTCCTCGCGCACCGCGAGCGGCCCCATCCATCCCTCGGTGCCCGACGCGTGCGCGATGTTGAACGCGGCGATGCGGCCGAGGCCGTCGCGCCAGAGCATGGCGCCGTCACCGGCGCCCTCGATCGCGAAGCGCCAGATCGCCGGGTTGAGCGGCGGCACGCGCACGCCGGCCATCCCGTCCCGGCGATAGCGTTCGCTGAAGGCGTCGCTGAAGAGGACGTTGAGACCACCGAGGTCATCGCCGCGGATGGGGAACGGTCCGGTGATGCGCTGTGCGACGTCGGTCATGCGGCGCTCCCGGCGGTGAGGAGGGCGTCGTCGCCCCTGGCGGGATCGGGCGTCGTCACGACGGCCGCCCCGCTCCGTTCGTCGAACCCGACCGAGATGACGCGGTCGAGCCCGTCGCGCACCCCTTCGATGTGCGTGATGACGATGACCTGCTCGAAGCGGTCGTGCAAGCCGCGGAGCAGCGTCAGCACGTTCTGGCGCCGGACCTCGTCGAGCGACCCGAACACCTCGTCGAGCACCAGCAGCGAGAAGGCCTGCCCCGCGCGGTCCGCGATCATCTGCGAGATCGCGAGGCGGAGCACGAGGTTGGCGATGTCCTCCTCGCCCCCCGAGATCACCGGCTTCGGCACGCCCTCCTCCAGCACGAGGAGGCGATACTTGTCGTCGAGCTCGAGCTCCGTGTAGCGCGCGTCCGTGAGCTCGGTGAGGAAGTTCGACGCGATCTCGGAGACCTCCGGGCGCAGCTGGAAGTTGAGGTCGGTCCGCAGGTCCGAGTAGGCACGATGCAGCTCGTCGTGCAGGCGGCGGTCGCGCTCGAGGTCCTGCACGCGCTCGGCGAGCCGGTCGTGCTCGGCGCGCGCCTCGGCGGCGCGCCGCGCGGATTCGACGGCGATGTCGCGGCCGGCGCGCGCGCCGGCCGCGGTCCGCGACGCCTCCGCGTACGCCGCGGCCACCTCATCATGCAATCGGCGCAACTCGGCGTACTCCTCCTCCGGGTATCGCAGCGTCGCGAGCCGGGCATCGGCCACCGCGCGTCGCGCGGTGAGCGCGGCCCGCTGTCGGGCGAGCGTCTCCTGTTCGCGACGGAGCGCCGGCTCGCGCTCGATCCGCGTGGAGAGGCGATTGGCGAGCGTGGTGGACTCGGCGAGTCGCACCTGCTCCGACTCGAGGGCGCGATGGCGCGGCTCGTCGTAGCCGCCGGGGATCGCCGCGAGCTCGGTCGTCGCGGCCTCGAGGCGCGCGCTCTTCGCCTTGAGCTCCCGTTCCACCTGCGCGAGCTGGGCGACCGCGGCCTGCACCTTCGCGAGCTTCCGCTCGAGCTGCCCGACCTCCCCCTGCAGCTTCTTGCGCGTCTCGTCCAGGTGCGCGATGTCGGCCGGCATCGCATCGAGCTGCTCCAGGCGCGACCGGAAGTACGCGCCGTCGGCCTCGACGGTCTCCATCTGCCGTTCGATCACGTCGAGCACGTTGCGGAAGTGCTCGCCGAGCGGACGCGTGCAGGTGGGGCATGCCCCTTCCTCGCCGAGCTGGAGCAGCTTGTCGCGCTGGTCGCGCAACTCCGCGTACTGCCCGCGCAGCGCCCGGAGTCGCGTGTCGACCTCCTGACGGTCGCGCACCCAGTCGGTGCGTCGCGCCTCCAGCTTCCCTTGCGCGTCCTCGAGGGCGCGCCGGCGCTCCTCGAGCTCCAGCGTCGCCTCCTCCTCGAGCTGCGGCGCGACGGCGAGCCGGTCGCGCTGCTCACCGAGCGCCTGCACCTCCGCCGTCAGCGCGACCTGCGATTCGAGCAACGCGCGTCGCCGACCGTCCTGCATCGCCAAGGCGCGCATCGCCTCGAGGTCCGCCTGCGCGCGATCGAAGGCCGCGAGGTCCGGGAGCAACGGCGCGAGCGCGAGTCGGGCCTCCTCGACCTGCGCGAGCTCCTGCGCGAGCCGCTCCTCGGCGCGCGTGAGCGCGAGGGCCTCGCCGTCGACCGCGGCGACCTCGTTCTCCAGCCGCTGCCGCTCGTCGCGGCCCGTCTGCGCGGCGAGCCACCGCGGCGCCACCGTCTCCAGTGCGAGCTTCGTGTCCGTCTCCGCCCGCTCCGCGTCGGCCGACGCACGCTGTGCCGCGGAGAGCGTCAACTTGGCCTCGCGCTCCTGCGCGTCGATCACGTCTCGGTCCGGCATCCCCGACCGGAGGCCGGCGATCTCGCTCGCGAGTTCCTTCCGCCGGGCATTGCAGAGTTCCTGCGCCACACGCAGCCGCTCGTAGCCGAGCACGCGCGAGAGGAACTGCGCGCGCTCGCTCGCGGTGAGCGCGTTCATCACGGCGAGATCCTTCTGGCCCGTGAAGTACGTGTTGAAGAACTCGTTGCGCGTCATGCCGATGCGCCGCTGCAGCATCTCGGCGACCGCGGTGACCGAGTTGGCGATCGGATCCGCTCCACCATCGAGATAGAGCTCGGCCATCGAGAGGCCGCGCACCACGCGGTACCGATGCCCGGAGAGCTCGAACTCGAGTTCCACCCGGACCGGGGCACGGGGCCCGGCGCGATGGAAACGCAGCGTCTCGTTCCCGCCGCGCAGCGTGTTGCCACCGTAGAGGGCCCACGCGATCGCCTCGAGGATCGTCGACTTGCCGGCGCCATTCGGGCCGATGATCCCCGTGAGCCCGGTGTCGAACGCGATGTCCGACTCCGCGTGCTGGCGGAAGTTCACGAGCCGGAGGCGGGTGAGCCTCATCCGTCGCTCCCCGGGATCTCGCGTGCGGGCTCGGCCATCTCCGCCGCCTCGAGATAGCGGAGGCCGAGCGCGACGAGTTCGTCGCGCTCCACGCCGGTCGCGACGGCGCGCGTGCGCAATGCCTCACGGAGCGTCTCGGCCAGCGAGGGGCGGCGCCCGGGAGACCCCGACGACTCCCGCCGCACCATCTCCGGACGCCGCATGTCGAGGTGGAAGTGCAGCGCCTTGCGTTGCAGCTCGCGCAGCGCCTTGTGGTCGAGTTCGCGCGCGATGTGCCGCGGCACGTTCTTCGCGACGAGGCGCACCACCTTGCCCTCGATGCCGCCCGCGATCCGCGCGACCGCCGACTGGATCGCCGCATCGAGGTCGGCCGCACTCATTCCGCGCCCCTCCACCGGCGGCAGGTCGAGCACCGGCCGGCTCGGCGCGAGCGGATGGAACGTCTGCTTCCCCGTCGCGAGGTCGCGCTCGATCATCCCCTTGCCCGGGAGCTTCGCCGAGCGCTCCTCGGCGAGCTCGCCCCAGGGATTGGAGCTCGTGTACTCCAGCGAGCCAGAGTAGTAGACGTGGTCGGCGATGCGCTTGTAGACGTGGTAGTGCCCGAGGGCCACGTAGTCCCAGCCCGTGCGGGTGACCTCCTCGAGCGGGATCTGCATCGCCGCGCGGTCCGAGTCGTCGGCGGCGGGCAGCGCCCCCTTCACCTCGCCGTGCATGAGGAGCACGTTGTAGCGCGCGGCGGGGTCGGGCGTGAGCTCGACGGTGCCCGGCGGGAGGTCGGGCACGGCGAGCACCGAGAGCCCGAGGTGCGGGAAGCTGAGCCGCCGCGCGTCGCGGTCCGCCACGTAGATGGGCAGCGCCGGGAGCGTGACCGCACCGGCATCCGTGGCGCCGTCGCCGCCGGTACGCTCCTCCCCGTGTCGCGCGACGAAGCCCTGCTCGAAGAGGCGCAGGATGCAGATCGTCTCCGTCGAGCGCGGCATGTCGTGGTTGCCGGCGACGACGATGACATGCGTCTCGGGCAATGCGTCAACGAGCCGCGAGAACTGGCGGAAGGCGTGCAGGATCGCGGTGTTGGTCGGGCGGACGGTATGGAACACGTCCCCGCCGATGAGGATCACGTCCGGCGCGAGTTGGATGAGCTTGTCCACCGCGCGGGCGAACGCCAGCGCGACGTCAGCTTCGCGCTGGTTGATGCCTGCGGGCGTCTGCCGCTGGAACTGCCGGAAGCCGAGATGCAGGTCGGAGAGGTGGACGAGGCGCACGCCCGGGGAAATGTACGGGCAGAGGGCAGAGGAGAGAATGGAGACGGCAGGAGCGCGACCGACGTGCCGCCTTCGCTGCCCCGTCAGCCGTACGGATCATCCGACGCCGGTACGCGCAGCGCCGGCGGCCCGCGCCGCCCGGACACCTCTGGCGTCGCACGCTTCCGCAGCTGCGCCTTGAAGAACGCCTTCACGTCATCGGGCCGCGCCTGGAGGGTGCGGTTCCGCGCCCGCAATACGCCGTCCTCATCGTCCCCCGCGAGGGCGAGCACGTCCTGCATCCAGCCGAGGGTGATCGACGGGTCGAGGCGACGGAGCGACTTGGTCACCGCCTGCTCGAGGGTCTGCTCCTCGGCCTGCGGGAACCGCTCCACCCCCTCGCGCCCGGTCAGGACCGCAGGGCGCGGGAAGCGCACGAAGATCGGCTGTCCGAAGTGCGGGTGCCGCACCATCAGCTGCCCCTTCTCGAGGGTCGCGAGGCGCGCCTTGGTGGCCGGGGCCAGCGTCTGGTACCCGGGCGTCGCGAGCTCGTCTGGATCCATCCGGCCGTAGAGGGTGGTCCCGCTATTCCCCACCACGCGCCGATGCACCTGCGACCGGAACTGCTGCGCGCCGAAGAGCACGAGTCCGAGGTATCGGCCGCGCTCGGCGATGTCGAGCAGCATCTTGCGCACGTACGTGTCCGGGCCGTCGGCCGGCGCGTACTTGTTGAGCTCGTCGACGAACACCACCACCTGATCCACGCCGAGCTGCCGCTTCTCGAGGTGCTCGCGCAACTGCGAGACGATGCGCGCGAAGACGAGGTCCTGCGCATCCTCCTCGAGGTTCGCGACGTCCACCACGTACACCGCGCGGTCCTCGAAGCCCTCCTTGAACGGGAGGTCGCTCACCATCCCGTCGTCGGTGACGAGGCCCTTGCACCGCGTCGAGATGTTCGTGAGCCGGTTGCGCACCTTCCGGATGGTCGCGACATGATGGGTGCGCCAGACGTCGGCGTTGCGGCCCTCCATCGCGCGCAGGAGCTCACGGAACCACTGCTCCAGCTCCGTGAACGAACGCACCTCGTGCGCACCTTCGAGCAGCGGGTCGGTGAACGGCTGGTCGAGCACCCGCTCCTTGATGAAGTCGATCAGCGCATCGGCCTTCGCATCGACGTCGTCCTTGTTGAGCAGCACCTCGGCGTACTGCAGCGTCTCGCGCAGGCCCCAGGTGAGCGGTTCCACGTTCGCCTGCAACGCGTCGTTCGAGCGTAGCGTCGCGAGCTGGTGGCCCCTCGCGCTCCAGGGCGCGTAGTAGCGCACGTTCGCGAACGGCTCGGCCGGCACACCGAGCGTTGCGTACATCTCGCGGTCCGCGTCGGAGAGCGCCGAGGCGGGCTGGTCGAGGAAACAGAGATCGGGTCCCTTCACGTTGAAGCAGACCGCCGCGACCTTCCCCTTCGACGGCGGGCAGTGCGCGAAGATGCTCGCGAGCAACCACTCCACCGCGCTCGTCTTGGTCGCGAGCCCGGAGACGCCGGAGATGCTCAGGTGCGCCGCCTCGGGACCGAGCAGGAAGTCGGCGTCGAGGTGGATCGCCGCCTCGGTGCCACCGGCGCGATAGACGCCCACCGGGATCCCGCGCGCGGCACTCCCGCCGACATAGGTGTCCATGCGCAGCGCCAGCTGCACGTCCGCCTCCGTCGCGAGCTGCACCGTCCCCATCGGCACCGGCTGCAGCGGCTCCTCGGGGACCTGCCGCAGCACTGCGGCCGTGTAGAGGCGGATCTCGGTGCGCTCGGTCGGCGCGAGGGCGCTCGCGCCCGGATCACCGTCGGCGCCGAGGACGTCGTGCAGCGGCGTCTGCAGGTCCGTGTAGCCGAAGCCCTCGGTCACCACGCCGTAGATGCGCGGCAGCACGCCGTTCACGGGACGCCCCGACTCGACCACGACGATCGTCCCGATCCCGACCGGCGCATCGAGCGCGGTCCAGAAATGGAACTCGTGCGGCGTGTTGGGCCGACGTTCGGTGGCGACGACGCGCCCGAGGACTGGTGTGCTCACGCGGTGCTCATCTGAGGATGGCCGAAAGGTACTGCTCGCACTCGCGGACGCCGTAGACCATCACGTCCCATCGCGCATCGGGGAGCGCGACGGGCGCGCGCTCGGCGAGCAGCCAGCGGGAGACGAGGTCGGCGCGCGCGGTGAGGTCGGCCGTCACCGCCACCTCGACGCGCACGAGGCCGAAGAGCGGACCGCGGCCCGTCGCGTCGCGCGTGCGCAGGTACCACGAGGCCACCGGATGCCGGCGCGGCGAGCTGAGGCTCACCGCCGTCGTGCGCTCCCCCTCGCGGAGGCCGAGCACCAGCGGCAGCGCCGCGGCGTCGGCGTAGAGCGTCCGGTGCGACTTCACGACGCCCAGCACGCGATCGCTGCGCGCGCCTTCCGCGCTGTTGCTGATCCCGCCGTCCACCAAGAGCGGTCCGTGACCGCGCTGCACCCAGTCACTGATGAGCGCGAGTTCGGCCGCTTCGCGCGCGCGCTGCACCGCCGTGAGGGCGCGCGCGATGTGCTCCTGTGGATGCTGGATCCCCGGGGCATCGGGCTCCGGCTCGCCGGTGTCGTGGAGCGGGACGGACGCGCCGAGGAGGCGCACGACCCCCGCCTCGAGTCGCGCGAGCGGCGCATAGAGTCCCTGCGAGATCCGCGGCGCCTCCCAGGTGCGCGGGCGGCGCTCCACGCGTTCACGAACGGCGGCCGCGACGGCTCCGTGCACCACCGGGATCGTCCCCGCGTGCGCGAGGACGCGCGACCGCTGGATGCCGTCGAGGAAGGCGACGATCCCCTCGATCGGTCCGTCGGGAAGGGGTCGCACACGGACGCCGTCCCCTTCGAGCGGCGCCGCCGCCTCGATCCGGGGCGATTCGTCAGGGGTCCGCTGGGCTTCGAGCGTCATCGTCGGTGCGCTCGCGCCGAGCCCGCTCTCCCGCAGCGCACGGAGGGCGTCTCGAACGCTTGCCGCCCCCTCGGACGGGCCATAGCTTGGCCCTATGCGCCGACCCGTGCTCATCGCGAGCATCCTAGCCCTGCTCTCGGCATGCGACAAGCCGCAGGAGCAGCCCGCCTCCGACGTCCCGGCCGCACCGCAGACCGCGGTGACGCCCACGTCCACCATCCTCTTCCAGGTCTTCGGCGCGAAGGACGAGCCGAAGCTGGTGCCGATCGTCATCGCCGACGGCGGGCACCTGGCGCCGATCACGCTCGACGCGAACGGCTGGCGGTTGGTCGACTCCCTCTTCTTCGCCAAGGGGAAGAAGCTCCCGATCTACCGCAACGGCGCCGAGTCGGGCACGGTGGAGATCGTCCGGGGGATGTGGACCGACGAGGGGGCGCTGTACTCGCTCCCGGCCTGCTCCGCGGTCGTCCCGCAGGCGCTCGGCAAGCTCGATGCGAAGGGGTTCGTCGAGGCGAGCGTCGAGTATCTCGCCTCCACCACGCCGCTCAAGCAGCCGCCGGCGCAGCGCGCCGTGCCGACCGAGTCCGAGGCGCCGGGGCGGACGCTCGCCAATACCGTCGCCGCGGCGAAGCAGATCGGGAAGGAGGAGATCGCGGCGCTGGACTTCGTCTCCCGCTGGCTCCCGACCGGCGCCGGCCCGAGCGGCCGGACACTCTTCGCGAGCTACATCGACCCGAACGGCGGCGATGCCGGCGCCGGCGCGGGCCACACGGTGATGGTGATGGCGCTCGCCGAGGACTCGGCGGGGGTCCACACGCCGAGCTATCAGCATGTCTCGAGCGGCGAGGCACGCACCGTCGACTTCCAGCGCCTGGTGAACCACGCCGACCTGGACGGCGACGGGATCGACGAGATCCTGCTCGAGGAATGGCGCTACGCCGGCATCCCGGAGGTCGCGGTGCTCAAGTACGCGCAGGGGAAGTGGCGCCTGGTGTTCCGCGTGAGCCAGAACTGGTGCCTCGACACCAAGAAGCCCGACTGACGCGTCAGTCGACGCCCATGTCCCACGCCTGCTCGAGGTCGGCCTTGGAGTAGGCGCGGAAGGCGGTGAGGGTCGTCGTCTTCACGAGTCCCGGCACCTCGGGGAACTGCTCGGTGACGATCTTCGCGATGTCCTCGTACTGCTTCACCTTCACGATGACGACGAGATCCCACTCGCCCGAGACCGAGTAGACGTCGGTCACGCCCGCGATCCCGGCGAGGGCGGCCGCCGCCTTGGGGATGAGTCGCGGCTCGGCGTTGACGAGGACGATGGTGGTGATCATCAGGAGGCGGGGAACGGGGGAACGTTGAGGAACCAGAGGCCGGCGATCCGCGACCGGCCATCGACCTCGACGAGCAGGTCCTTGGCGACGCGGAGGGCCCGTGTCGAACGCGGCGGACCGATGCGGAAGTGTATCGTCCGCTCGGCCTTGTCGGCTACCGCCCGGATCGCGGTGTCGACCTCGACGGCGGCGAGGCCGGGTTGCGAATCGCGCGACGGGACGCGGATCCGCGCGGCCCCTGCCGCCTCGGGCACCACCAGCGGTTCGACGGTCTTCACGTCGGGCCAGACCGCGACCTCCACGGCCGCGAGCCTCCCTGCCGTCAGCTCGAGCATGAGCCACGCCCCGTCGGCGCCCTCGATGTCCATCGACCCGGTCAGCCCCTCCGCCACGCCGGCGGAGCGGAGGATGACGCTCAGGATCTCGGTGTCGGCATCCCACCGGTACGCCACCGGGGGGAGTTCCGACTCACTGATCTCTTCCACGCGCACGTCGAGCGACACGACGATCTCCGGTTCAGGGTGCCGCGACGATACGGCGCCGCGGCCCAGCCCCCGTCAGCGGAAATCTGCGGACCGGTCCCTCGTCGCGCATCGGGAGATCACCCGGCGGCGATCGCATCCGCGAGCTTGGCGATCCGGCGGCACGCCTCCACCACCTGCGACTCCGCCGCGGCGTACGAGATCCGCACCCAGTCCGGCGTGCGGAAGGCCGACCCCGGCACGATCGCGACCCCGTGGTCCTCGAGGAGCCTCGTGCAGAACGCCGCGCCGGCGTCCGGTCCGGCACCCGGGACCTTCACGTAGAAGTAGAACGCGCCGGCCGGGTCGAGCACCGTGAGCGCCTTCGACGCACGGAGGATCGGCAACGCGGCATCGCGCCGCTTCTTGAATTCGGCGACCATCGCCACCACCGCTTGGTCGACGGGCGCACCGAGCGTGAGCGCCGCGAGCGCCGCATGCTGCGAGACCGTGGCCGCGTTGCTCGTGGTGTGCGACTGGAAGGCGTTCATCGCCTTGGAGACGGCCGGCGGCGCGATCGTCCACCCGATGCGCCACCCGGTCATCGCGTAGGCCTTCGCGACCCCGTCCACGACGATGAGGTTGTCCCGGCGCGTCGTGACGTCGAGCGCCCCGACCGCGGGCGCATCATAGGCGATGTCGACGTAGATCTCGTCCGAGATCACCCACCAGCCGCGGTCGGCGGCGAGGTCGAGGATCGCCTTGAGCTCCGCGGCCGAGTACACCGAGCCGGTCGGGTTGCTCGGCGAGTTGAGCATGAGCCCCTTGGTGCGCGGCGTCGCATGGGCGAGCAGCGACGCCGGATCGACCTTGTAGCCGTTCGCCGGCGCGCCGTGCACCTCGACCACCGTCGCGCGCGCGAGCGTCACCATCTCGTAGTAGCTCGTCCAGCTCGGCGTCGGCACGAGCACTTCGTCCCCGGGGCCGAAGAGCACCACGCAGGCATTGTAGAGCGACTGCTTCGAGCCGTTGGACACGACCACCTCGCCCGGCGTGACGCGCGCCTCGCCCTTGAAGCGCGCATTGGCCTTGGCCGCGATCGCCTCGCGGAGGGGCAGGATGCCCTCCACGGCGGTGTAGCGCGTCGCTCCCTTGTCGAGCGCGTCCTTGGCCGCCTGCCGGATCTGGACCGGCGTATCGAAGTCCGGCTCCCCCGCCCCGAGATCGATGACCTCGCGTCCCTGCGCCTTCAGGGCCTTCGCCCGCTGGGAGACCGCGATGGTGGCCGATTCGCGGAGCTCCGCGATGTTCGCCGACGGGTGGAAGACGTGGGGTCCGGGCACGAAGAGTCCTCCTCGAGGACGCGAGGGGTGGCGGGGGCCGAGTTGTGGGAGGGCGCGGCGCGTCGCGGGGGGCGACTATATTTCGACGCTCAGAGAAGTTATCCCCGCGCCGACTGGCGCGCCATTGAAAACCGAGGTCCCGCAGTGCCTGCTTCCGAGCGCGCGACGGCTGGTGCCGTCCGCTCCGCCCATGTGGCGCATTTCCTCCCCCCCGATTGGGGCCGTGTCGCCCGACTCACGGCTCCGGCGCTCGAGCGTGCTGCGCGTGACCTCGCTGCCACTCAGGTCCTCATCCTCGTCCCCGACGCCGGTGCCGCCGTCGCGCTCGCGCGCGCCCTGGCGCCGCTCGACGCGGCCGACGGTCTGCGGGTCGTCGCCGCCACCACCGCGTCGCGCGCCAAGCGTCTGCTCGGCGCCGGTGCGGCCCATGTCGTGATCGGTGCGCCGTTCGCGCTCGCGCCGGCACTCTCGGCCTCCGTGCTCAAGCTCGACAAGGTCGCGACGGTGATGTTCGCTGCCGC
This window of the Gemmatimonadota bacterium genome carries:
- a CDS encoding GNAT family N-acetyltransferase, which produces MTDVAQRITGPFPIRGDDLGGLNVLFSDAFSERYRRDGMAGVRVPPLNPAIWRFAIEGAGDGAMLWRDGLGRIAAFNIAHASGTEGWMGPLAVREDLQGRGLGRTIVRAGIERLRAAGCTVIGLETMPRTMDNIGFYAGLGFTPGRLTLTLTVEATPLTDQRPPLLGAHALGERAAVIAECLTLTRAVRPGVDFTREIELTLRYGIGDVVLLRNDAGLLEGFALFHDVPLVEGRMKEEIRVLKCVLAEESMMARMAEALAAQARRSGALRCAIRAQGEYTTAFRSLIARGARVRWTDLRMSLGGFEERPPVHGLVLSNWEI
- a CDS encoding ATP-binding protein, producing MSTPVLGRVVATERRPNTPHEFHFWTALDAPVGIGTIVVVESGRPVNGVLPRIYGVVTEGFGYTDLQTPLHDVLGADGDPGASALAPTERTEIRLYTAAVLRQVPEEPLQPVPMGTVQLATEADVQLALRMDTYVGGSAARGIPVGVYRAGGTEAAIHLDADFLLGPEAAHLSISGVSGLATKTSAVEWLLASIFAHCPPSKGKVAAVCFNVKGPDLCFLDQPASALSDADREMYATLGVPAEPFANVRYYAPWSARGHQLATLRSNDALQANVEPLTWGLRETLQYAEVLLNKDDVDAKADALIDFIKERVLDQPFTDPLLEGAHEVRSFTELEQWFRELLRAMEGRNADVWRTHHVATIRKVRNRLTNISTRCKGLVTDDGMVSDLPFKEGFEDRAVYVVDVANLEEDAQDLVFARIVSQLREHLEKRQLGVDQVVVFVDELNKYAPADGPDTYVRKMLLDIAERGRYLGLVLFGAQQFRSQVHRRVVGNSGTTLYGRMDPDELATPGYQTLAPATKARLATLEKGQLMVRHPHFGQPIFVRFPRPAVLTGREGVERFPQAEEQTLEQAVTKSLRRLDPSITLGWMQDVLALAGDDEDGVLRARNRTLQARPDDVKAFFKAQLRKRATPEVSGRRGPPALRVPASDDPYG
- a CDS encoding pyridoxal phosphate-dependent aminotransferase; the protein is MPGPHVFHPSANIAELRESATIAVSQRAKALKAQGREVIDLGAGEPDFDTPVQIRQAAKDALDKGATRYTAVEGILPLREAIAAKANARFKGEARVTPGEVVVSNGSKQSLYNACVVLFGPGDEVLVPTPSWTSYYEMVTLARATVVEVHGAPANGYKVDPASLLAHATPRTKGLMLNSPSNPTGSVYSAAELKAILDLAADRGWWVISDEIYVDIAYDAPAVGALDVTTRRDNLIVVDGVAKAYAMTGWRIGWTIAPPAVSKAMNAFQSHTTSNAATVSQHAALAALTLGAPVDQAVVAMVAEFKKRRDAALPILRASKALTVLDPAGAFYFYVKVPGAGPDAGAAFCTRLLEDHGVAIVPGSAFRTPDWVRISYAAAESQVVEACRRIAKLADAIAAG
- a CDS encoding DNA repair exonuclease — protein: MRLVHLSDLHLGFRQFQRQTPAGINQREADVALAFARAVDKLIQLAPDVILIGGDVFHTVRPTNTAILHAFRQFSRLVDALPETHVIVVAGNHDMPRSTETICILRLFEQGFVARHGEERTGGDGATDAGAVTLPALPIYVADRDARRLSFPHLGLSVLAVPDLPPGTVELTPDPAARYNVLLMHGEVKGALPAADDSDRAAMQIPLEEVTRTGWDYVALGHYHVYKRIADHVYYSGSLEYTSSNPWGELAEERSAKLPGKGMIERDLATGKQTFHPLAPSRPVLDLPPVEGRGMSAADLDAAIQSAVARIAGGIEGKVVRLVAKNVPRHIARELDHKALRELQRKALHFHLDMRRPEMVRRESSGSPGRRPSLAETLREALRTRAVATGVERDELVALGLRYLEAAEMAEPAREIPGSDG
- a CDS encoding SMC family ATPase translates to MRLTRLRLVNFRQHAESDIAFDTGLTGIIGPNGAGKSTILEAIAWALYGGNTLRGGNETLRFHRAGPRAPVRVELEFELSGHRYRVVRGLSMAELYLDGGADPIANSVTAVAEMLQRRIGMTRNEFFNTYFTGQKDLAVMNALTASERAQFLSRVLGYERLRVAQELCNARRKELASEIAGLRSGMPDRDVIDAQEREAKLTLSAAQRASADAERAETDTKLALETVAPRWLAAQTGRDERQRLENEVAAVDGEALALTRAEERLAQELAQVEEARLALAPLLPDLAAFDRAQADLEAMRALAMQDGRRRALLESQVALTAEVQALGEQRDRLAVAPQLEEEATLELEERRRALEDAQGKLEARRTDWVRDRQEVDTRLRALRGQYAELRDQRDKLLQLGEEGACPTCTRPLGEHFRNVLDVIERQMETVEADGAYFRSRLEQLDAMPADIAHLDETRKKLQGEVGQLERKLAKVQAAVAQLAQVERELKAKSARLEAATTELAAIPGGYDEPRHRALESEQVRLAESTTLANRLSTRIEREPALRREQETLARQRAALTARRAVADARLATLRYPEEEYAELRRLHDEVAAAYAEASRTAAGARAGRDIAVESARRAAEARAEHDRLAERVQDLERDRRLHDELHRAYSDLRTDLNFQLRPEVSEIASNFLTELTDARYTELELDDKYRLLVLEEGVPKPVISGGEEDIANLVLRLAISQMIADRAGQAFSLLVLDEVFGSLDEVRRQNVLTLLRGLHDRFEQVIVITHIEGVRDGLDRVISVGFDERSGAAVVTTPDPARGDDALLTAGSAA
- a CDS encoding Lrp/AsnC family transcriptional regulator, which produces MITTIVLVNAEPRLIPKAAAALAGIAGVTDVYSVSGEWDLVVIVKVKQYEDIAKIVTEQFPEVPGLVKTTTLTAFRAYSKADLEQAWDMGVD